Proteins encoded by one window of Salvia splendens isolate huo1 chromosome 7, SspV2, whole genome shotgun sequence:
- the LOC121810601 gene encoding uncharacterized protein LOC121810601, which yields MPPRRQAGRPRRYAQVPGQVPRRDQAGGAGAQPPPPPPPPPAVPERRVEETFLKQNPPVFNGLGNPAAAETWVRAIERIFDFLRCTDRERLSCVKFQLVESADFWWEARRKVMTREQLEHLTWEEFKNELYGKYIPKSYRKAKEVEFYSLKQGKMTVTEYDRLFCDMSRYAPELVDTDEKMAEKFCTGLRSEIRMALASHGGLSYVESLGRALDIEAAMPKERPTTHVTTAPPPPQQRFPREKRKWEGDRVPTDAKKPQFAPKPQQNRWYQTAPTPAAERGAQAPLCARCSKRHDGECKAGTGGCFHCGQKGHFARNCPSKATGMGGQRPQLRALQVEPRRENAMLPAPRPQRQLRPRLPPQARAFALQQKQARAEEGKREQGNLAGMGTLLNVPIALLFDTGASHSFISTSCVDTLNLPTDVMEHSMRVSSPVGGLIDITRTCSNIKFSMGNLNLVAHNLHVMWMWSVDIILGMDWLAENYATIRCKERQIALQYPGTEPVMFHGISMRKRKSIISALQATTMMRKGCPAYLVFLNEEEKKDKKIEDVAIVREYPDVFPEKLPGLPPNRQLEFSIDLEPGSAPISKAPYRMAPRELEELKMQLQELLDLGFIRPSVSPWGAPNKYPLPRIDDLFDQLQGAGVFSKMDLRSGYHQLRVRQDDIPKTAFRTRYGHYEFTVMPFGLTNAPAVFMDLMNRVFHPYLDKFVLVFIDDVLIYSKNEKEHEEHLRATLETWI from the exons atgcctcccaGAAGACAAGCAGGCAGGCCGAGAAGGTACGCGCAAGTACCAGGGCAGGTACCTAGGAGAGACCAGGCTGGGGGAGCAGGAGCACAAccgccacctcctccaccaccgcctcctgCAGTGCCAGAGAGGCGAGTGGAAGAAACATTTCTCAAACAGAACCCACCTGTGTTCAATGGTCTGGGGAATCCTGCTGCAGCAGAGACCTGGGTGCGTGCGATCGAGCGCATCTTTGATTTTCTTCGGTGCACCGACAGAGAGCGACTCTCATGTGTGAAGTTTCAGCTGGTTGAGTCCGCCGACTTCTGGTGGGAAGCCAGGCGAAAAGTTATGACTCGTGAACAGTTGGAGCACCTGACCTGGGAGGAGTTTAAGAATGAGCTGTACGGCAAGTACATCCCCAAGAGCTACCGCAAGGCCAAAGAGGTGGAGTTTTACAGTTTGAAACAGGGAAAGATGACAGTGACCGAGTACGATAGGTTGTTCTGTGACATGTCACGCTATGCGCCTGAACTAGTAGACACGGACGAGAAAATGGCCGAAAAGTTTTGTACTGGCCTGAGATCGGAAATAAGAATGGCTCTGGCCAGTCATGGAGGTCTGTCTTATGTCGAGTCATTGGGCCGGGCCCTGgacattgaggcagctatgcccaaagagaggCCGACGACACATGTCACCACTGCTCCACCGCCGCCACAGCAGCGGTTCCCTCGAGAAAAGAGGAAATGGGAAGGAGACCGAGTCCCGACTGATGCTAAGAAACCACAGTTTGCCCCTAAGCCACAGCAGAACCGTTGGTACCAAACTGCCCCGACTCCAGCTGCGGAGCGCGGAGCCCAGGCACCTCTATGTGCGAGATGCTCGAAGAGACATGACGGCGAGTGTAAGGCCGGGACTGGTGGATGTTTCCACTGCGGGCAGAAGGGACATTTTGCCAGAAACTGCCCGAGCAAGGCGACTGGAATGGGAGGACAGCGTCCGCAACTGCGGGCACTCCAGGTTGAACCAAGGAGAGAGAATGCGATGCTCCCTGCACCACGTCCTCAGCGACAGCTACGCCCGAGACTTCCCCCACAGGCAAGAGCCTTCGCACTGCAGCAGAAGCAGGCCAGGGCCGAGGAAGGGAAACGGGAGCAAGgcaatttggcaggtatgggaactcTCCTCAACGTACCAATCGCCCTTTTGTTTGATACCGGTGCATCACACTCCTTTATATCAAcatcttgtgtggatactttgaacTTGCCTACGGATGTGATGGAACATAGTATGAGGGTGTCCTCACCCGTAGGAGGCCTGATAGATATCACACGAACGTGCTCAAACATAAAATTTTCCATGGGAAACCTGAACCTAGTAGCTCATAACTTACATGTGATGTGGATGTGGAGCGTCGACATTAtactaggaatggattggttagccGAGAACTACGCCACAAtccgttgtaaggagagacagatagCGCTACAATACCCTGGGACAGAACCCGTAATGTTTCATGGGATCTCCATGAGGAAACGAAAATCGATTATTTCTGCCCTACAAGCAACAACCATGATGAGGAAAGGATGCCCTGCATACCTCGTCTTTTTGaacgaagaagagaaaaaggacAAGAAAATTGAGGACGTGGCAATAGTACGAGAATATCCTGATGTATTCCCAGAAAAGCTACCAGGCTTGCCACCAAACAGGCAATTGGAGTTCAgcatcgatctggaaccaggatcAGCTCCAATATCAAAGGCGCCTTACAGAATGGCACCAagggagttagaggaactcaaaaTGCAATTACAGGAACTACTAGACCTGGGcttcattcgacccagtgtgtcgccgtggggCGCACCA aacaagtatcctttaCCGAGAATCGACGACCTCTTCGATCAGCTGCAAGGAGCTGGAGTGTTctcgaagatggatttgagatcgGGTTATCACCAGTTGAGAGTTCGACAAGACGATATACCAAAGACTGCGTTCCGCACCagatatggccattatgaatttacggtaatgccttttgggcttaCCAATGCTCCAGctgtgttcatggacctaatgaaccgcgtgttccacccGTACCTGGACAAGTTCGTtctggtcttcatagatgatgtgctcatCTATTCGAAGAACGaaaaggaacacgaggaacattTGAGAGCCACCTTGGaaac ATGGATCTGA